The Alkaliphilus flagellatus genome includes a window with the following:
- a CDS encoding CsxC family protein, with amino-acid sequence VKVVQCMLIQGTDILFIKGFVRKNIEFATRECSSHHGMCGDIRHCTVDVPFECTTVVRFNGTCPAPLITNTSNEFEFFTSKELSNDFAEKDRLLSGDLSEFNQISTEFFNELVFCELISAKIVEFDEFLHRERPKHTDLPVGEKVFTKIEEKMVIALTLKLLQNRQVAIGRTSRECPTEQECPRECPREQERHRVCPIEQECPRVY; translated from the coding sequence GTAAAAGTAGTTCAATGTATGCTTATACAAGGTACTGACATTTTATTTATTAAAGGATTTGTTCGTAAAAATATTGAATTCGCAACAAGAGAATGCTCAAGTCATCATGGAATGTGTGGAGATATTCGTCACTGTACAGTAGATGTTCCTTTTGAATGTACAACAGTAGTTAGATTTAATGGTACATGTCCAGCACCTCTTATTACTAATACATCAAATGAATTTGAATTTTTTACATCAAAAGAATTATCAAATGATTTTGCTGAAAAAGATAGACTATTATCAGGAGATTTATCAGAGTTTAATCAAATCAGCACAGAATTTTTTAATGAACTAGTATTTTGTGAATTAATAAGTGCTAAAATTGTTGAGTTCGACGAGTTTTTACATCGTGAACGTCCAAAGCATACAGATCTACCTGTAGGAGAAAAAGTATTCACAAAAATTGAAGAAAAAATGGTTATAGCTCTTACACTTAAACTTTTACAAAATAGACAGGTTGCAATTGGTCGAACTAGTAGAGAGTGCCCAACAGAACAAGAATGTCCTAGAGAGTGTCCAAGAGAACAAGAACGTCATAGAGTTTGCCCAATAGAACAAGAATGTCCTAGGGTTTACTAA
- the cwlD gene encoding N-acetylmuramoyl-L-alanine amidase CwlD, with translation MRLIIVRKYWIIRICLLLISITVLIASFNYYKTIETYSIPTTAKVIVIDPGHGGFDPGKLGHNGKHEKEINLAISLYLREYLEQSGSIVIMTREEDIDLYIDDGSNRKMKSIDLTNRKNIVIENEPHVFLSIHVNSFTQSKYYGAQTFYPKNNESGRQLANMIQEELVRVLDNDNKRVPLQNDSVYIIKELDIPTVLIECGFLSNPQEEQKLNDPHYQQKIAWSIYVGLQRYFKMSVQG, from the coding sequence TTGAGATTAATTATTGTACGTAAATATTGGATAATTAGAATTTGCCTATTATTGATTTCAATCACAGTATTAATTGCATCATTTAATTATTATAAAACTATAGAGACATATAGTATTCCTACAACAGCTAAAGTAATAGTTATAGACCCTGGGCATGGTGGGTTCGACCCTGGTAAATTAGGACATAATGGTAAGCATGAGAAGGAAATTAATTTAGCAATTTCATTATATCTACGTGAATATTTAGAACAAAGTGGTTCTATTGTAATTATGACTAGAGAAGAGGATATTGATTTATATATAGATGATGGTAGCAATAGAAAAATGAAAAGCATAGACTTAACAAACAGGAAAAATATTGTAATAGAAAATGAACCACATGTTTTTTTATCTATTCACGTAAATAGTTTTACGCAATCTAAGTACTATGGTGCTCAAACCTTCTATCCAAAGAATAATGAGAGTGGAAGGCAATTGGCTAATATGATTCAGGAAGAATTGGTTAGGGTATTAGACAATGACAATAAGAGGGTACCTTTACAAAATGATTCTGTTTATATAATAAAAGAGTTAGACATCCCCACAGTTCTAATAGAATGTGGTTTTTTGTCTAACCCTCAAGAAGAGCAAAAACTAAACGACCCACATTACCAGCAAAAAATTGCATGGTCTATTTATGTAGGACTTCAAAGATATTTTAAAATGTCTGTCCAGGGATAA
- a CDS encoding phage holin family protein has product MSEEQNNNNRTQHADGWGSLILRVILSAIVLSVAAFLTPGFTIRGIWAVLLAAVVISVVDYLIQRVTGLHASPFGRGFSGFIIAAIVLYGTQFLIPTMRVTMWGAILGAIAIGIIDMIIPGQTF; this is encoded by the coding sequence ATGTCTGAAGAACAAAACAACAACAACAGAACACAACATGCTGATGGTTGGGGAAGTTTAATATTGAGAGTTATACTTTCCGCCATAGTCCTATCAGTTGCCGCATTCCTTACTCCAGGTTTTACTATTCGCGGCATTTGGGCAGTATTGCTAGCAGCTGTAGTTATTTCAGTTGTTGATTATTTAATTCAAAGAGTAACAGGCCTACATGCTTCACCTTTTGGTAGAGGATTTTCTGGTTTTATTATAGCGGCAATTGTGCTTTATGGAACCCAATTTTTGATACCTACTATGAGAGTCACAATGTGGGGAGCTATTTTGGGTGCAATTGCAATAGGTATAATAGATATGATTATCCCTGGACAGACATTTTAA
- a CDS encoding Mrp/NBP35 family ATP-binding protein, with protein sequence MSDKCNGCSHSVEGKCTSNSCIVPEKENEFSRIKNVIGIMSGKGGVGKSSVTSMLASSLAKKGYLVGILDGDITGPSIPKLFGLKGPAKQLDQSIVPIVAENGVKVMSMNLLLPNETEPVIWRGPVVGGVVKQFWTDVSWGELDYLLIDFPPGTGDVALTVMQSIPIEGIVMVTSPQSLVSMIVTKGINMAEKMNIPVIGLIENMSYVQPPSYPEPYYLFGKGKTEEVANELGIDFLGNISIEKEFVELSDRGRVFEYKNTIFDEIADKLVKKLK encoded by the coding sequence ATGAGTGATAAATGTAATGGATGCTCCCATAGTGTTGAAGGCAAATGCACTTCTAATAGTTGTATTGTGCCAGAAAAAGAAAATGAATTTAGCAGAATAAAAAATGTTATTGGTATTATGAGTGGTAAAGGAGGAGTTGGTAAATCATCAGTTACATCAATGCTGGCATCAAGCTTAGCAAAAAAAGGATATTTAGTAGGTATTTTAGATGGTGACATAACAGGACCTAGTATTCCAAAGCTATTTGGACTAAAAGGACCCGCGAAACAATTAGATCAGAGTATTGTACCTATTGTAGCAGAAAATGGTGTAAAGGTAATGTCGATGAACTTGTTGCTACCAAATGAAACAGAACCTGTAATTTGGAGAGGTCCTGTAGTTGGTGGTGTAGTAAAACAATTTTGGACAGATGTTTCATGGGGAGAACTGGACTATCTGCTAATTGATTTCCCACCAGGTACAGGAGATGTGGCCCTTACAGTAATGCAGTCTATTCCTATAGAGGGTATTGTAATGGTAACATCACCTCAAAGTCTTGTATCTATGATTGTAACTAAGGGTATTAATATGGCAGAAAAAATGAATATACCGGTTATAGGTTTAATAGAAAATATGAGCTATGTACAGCCCCCATCATATCCAGAACCATACTATTTATTTGGAAAAGGAAAAACAGAAGAGGTAGCAAATGAGCTTGGAATCGATTTTTTAGGGAATATTTCAATTGAAAAAGAGTTTGTAGAACTATCAGATCGTGGTAGAGTGTTTGAATATAAAAACACCATTTTTGATGAAATAGCAGATAAATTAGTTAAAAAATTAAAATAA